One genomic segment of Actinoplanes ianthinogenes includes these proteins:
- the purE gene encoding 5-(carboxyamino)imidazole ribonucleotide mutase, which yields MAPSVGIIMGSDSDWPTMEAAALALAEFEVPFEVGVVSAHRTVRKMVDYAESAAGRGIKAIIAGAGGAAHLPGMVAALTPLPVIGVPVPLKHLDGMDSLLSIVQMPAGVPVATVSIGGARNAGLLAVRILGASDATLRQKMIDFQSGLEKLVAEKDAALRDKLLD from the coding sequence ATGGCTCCCTCCGTCGGCATCATCATGGGCAGCGACTCGGACTGGCCGACCATGGAGGCGGCGGCGCTGGCGCTGGCCGAGTTCGAGGTGCCGTTCGAGGTCGGCGTGGTCTCCGCGCACCGGACCGTGCGCAAGATGGTGGACTACGCGGAGTCGGCGGCCGGGCGCGGCATCAAGGCGATCATCGCCGGGGCCGGCGGCGCGGCGCACCTGCCGGGCATGGTCGCGGCGCTCACCCCGCTGCCGGTGATCGGGGTTCCGGTGCCGTTGAAGCACCTGGACGGGATGGACTCGCTGCTGTCGATCGTGCAGATGCCGGCCGGCGTGCCGGTAGCGACCGTGTCGATCGGCGGCGCGCGGAACGCCGGGCTGCTCGCGGTCCGGATCCTCGGGGCGTCCGACGCGACACTGCGGCAGAAGATGATCGATTTCCAGTCCGGGCTGGAGAAACTGGTCGCCGAGAAGGACGCCGCGCTGCGCGACAAACTGCTCGACTAG
- a CDS encoding SCO7613 C-terminal domain-containing membrane protein: MAKADEPDYQDELARIDASIAALKVQDMDAAATRTKIASKIQAAQFQRDILAHAQKQKAGKTRRPRPDTGDYPPPPPPGTRATGPEEPPPPPPRTGPPRRPATPPGGERRPPREPLAPMEHPPEASTQSVQNLLLGLGALLIGVAAVVFAGVAFSNPVARAVILALFTAIALTVAPGVARRTLTSTAETIAAIGLILLPMTLYTLHGSALAGGPDVATPLYLGITFAVAAIASFVYAGATRLAIPRYATVIFTQPVAPLLAYPLIESPAGWGMALTVVAVLDLLLLTRVIRRGRLVPRWPLGRPTTADRLPESGTEARPDSATRPESLPEEPDLVIPGLQPKRRRWIPTRIFPGPRPEGAEAAGSVPLAPPAVPPSANWLRELTFALLCLASAAALFFSSVALLQAQAVPDALRSGLILIAAAGTVVAAAQLLDHPLARHIAGGVLTLAVIGAAARVAAVIDPRWTLVIAAAAVALTGAVVGLLPANVRSGPQYASTAALGLIGLLVALDAIRAAIAPVAAARPIWHADAAEYTRTMAEAVGPAGWLLAFSALLVTIAAALALPASIRHEGAVIGIAMTALALPVSLGLNWSEAPWPLVLASIGLGGAGLWASTHRIAITHVAAAGVVGLFGAGAALAATWLTAAVLTALAGAGVMVTIAARQIPVRLFAWVVGDWASGAAALAIPGAAVTAALAISDTGQGPPPTAAATVPALAAGFLAVAGTLSYAAVFQVARREISFPLTVGTGVGALAMAAAALFAPGRTIPDVCVGALLLGAAVLLFLAKTIDNRGRTDRDLDGPDLAAAAATVAICGALARVAALAFPNAPLAVAGVVVLLVGMGVTVLMDDWKRGPSRGLAIATLVVAGLAGWQAVGGSLRILSAPGPLWDFDVDTFVTNPPAGAWQAPFALVMVAITAAIALPKPWSHYASGICAALAAMGTPWALGLPWWSPLLIGAAVATAYAMAALATTDPHAARARATVAGVVLLHAAAVGLARPWSTGMALLTVVLLGSLVAVTARIPQVRDAEYGLLPDHRAQIGGAATGAVLLALPGVFAAFAADRSPDAQVVLTAALAGSALGLALLALFGRHVPQYLPWATIGLVLGSTVTALVSVGTDYPTALYAAAAALLGVLAEMLRGAVPMPLRPSVVDEFPAGDIRYHRARRFRGGGLYQRWLQDPATGAVMLALLPTVLALFSLAPALRAALLDPMKQLSAIWQGPVPALVTPDAGNVDATSALAAVLLTGAAALAALGFGGRPAETVPVILPGVALTLLITPIALHAGFPAATGAALVVFTISMLGLALTLPPAASRAPLLRGTRTVVFVIGLLAGGAGLAGSLATDELTLFTLGSAVGVGLVGAIAGRTSTARLLGWLFAALMGQMFVLAGAMALGLDRHWAAFGVLAVGAGLLALEALLPRLGLAQYRAEAVTVEWSGYASAAIAGALAFDSPAHLAALLAAWGAVLGLTASRPDRTPSQRRFMFWLAVGFEIVGWWLFIALAEVALPEAYTLPFAALALAVGIVEAHHRPELSSWAAYGPALLAAFVPTIGIVLAGGDQDIRALLLLLGGVATLIIGSRTRQQAPVVIGTLATVVAALKFVFSLGGPWVTLVPVGVILIFLGATSESRRRTQELRTRVSQMR; this comes from the coding sequence GTGGCCAAGGCTGACGAGCCCGACTATCAGGACGAACTGGCTCGGATCGACGCCTCGATCGCGGCGCTCAAGGTGCAGGACATGGACGCCGCCGCCACCCGCACCAAGATCGCCAGCAAGATCCAGGCCGCTCAGTTCCAGCGCGACATCCTGGCGCACGCGCAGAAGCAGAAGGCGGGGAAAACCCGCCGGCCGCGACCGGACACCGGTGACTACCCGCCACCGCCGCCACCCGGCACCCGTGCGACCGGCCCGGAGGAGCCGCCACCGCCCCCGCCGCGGACCGGCCCGCCCCGCCGTCCGGCCACCCCGCCCGGCGGCGAGCGCCGCCCGCCCCGCGAGCCGCTCGCGCCGATGGAGCACCCGCCGGAGGCGTCCACCCAGTCCGTGCAGAACCTGCTGCTCGGCCTCGGCGCGCTGCTGATCGGCGTGGCCGCCGTGGTCTTCGCCGGGGTGGCGTTCTCCAACCCGGTCGCCCGGGCCGTGATCCTGGCCCTGTTCACCGCGATCGCGCTGACCGTCGCGCCCGGCGTGGCCCGCCGCACGCTGACCTCGACCGCCGAGACGATCGCCGCGATCGGCCTGATCCTGCTGCCGATGACGCTGTACACGCTGCACGGCAGCGCGCTGGCCGGCGGGCCGGACGTGGCCACCCCGCTCTATCTGGGGATCACCTTCGCGGTCGCCGCGATCGCCAGCTTCGTCTACGCCGGCGCCACCCGCCTGGCCATCCCGCGGTACGCCACGGTGATCTTCACCCAGCCGGTGGCGCCCCTGCTGGCGTACCCGTTGATCGAGAGCCCGGCCGGCTGGGGCATGGCGCTGACCGTGGTGGCCGTCCTCGACCTGCTGCTGCTCACCCGGGTGATCCGCCGGGGCCGGCTGGTGCCGCGCTGGCCGCTGGGCCGGCCGACCACCGCCGACCGGCTCCCCGAGTCCGGGACGGAGGCCCGCCCGGATAGCGCCACCCGGCCGGAGTCCCTGCCGGAGGAGCCGGACCTGGTCATCCCCGGCCTCCAGCCGAAACGCCGCCGCTGGATCCCGACCCGGATCTTCCCCGGCCCGCGGCCGGAGGGCGCCGAGGCGGCCGGGTCCGTCCCACTCGCCCCGCCGGCCGTCCCACCGTCCGCGAACTGGCTGCGCGAGCTGACCTTCGCCCTGCTCTGCCTCGCCTCGGCGGCCGCCCTGTTCTTCTCCTCGGTGGCCCTGCTCCAGGCGCAAGCGGTGCCGGACGCGCTGCGCTCCGGCCTGATCCTGATCGCCGCGGCGGGCACCGTGGTGGCCGCCGCCCAGCTGCTCGACCACCCGCTGGCCCGGCACATCGCCGGCGGCGTGCTCACCCTCGCGGTGATCGGCGCGGCGGCCCGGGTGGCCGCGGTGATCGACCCCCGCTGGACACTGGTGATCGCGGCCGCCGCGGTGGCGCTCACCGGCGCCGTGGTCGGCCTGCTCCCGGCGAACGTGCGCAGCGGCCCGCAGTATGCCTCCACCGCCGCCCTGGGCCTGATCGGCCTGCTGGTGGCGCTCGACGCGATCCGCGCCGCGATCGCCCCGGTGGCCGCGGCCCGCCCGATCTGGCACGCCGACGCCGCCGAGTACACCCGGACGATGGCCGAGGCGGTCGGCCCGGCCGGCTGGCTGCTCGCGTTCAGCGCGCTGCTGGTGACGATCGCCGCGGCCCTCGCGCTGCCGGCATCCATCCGGCACGAGGGCGCCGTGATCGGCATCGCGATGACCGCCCTGGCGCTGCCCGTCTCGCTCGGGCTGAACTGGTCCGAGGCCCCCTGGCCGCTGGTGCTGGCGTCGATCGGGCTGGGCGGGGCCGGCCTCTGGGCCAGCACCCACCGGATCGCGATCACGCACGTCGCCGCGGCCGGCGTGGTCGGCCTGTTCGGGGCCGGTGCCGCGCTCGCCGCCACCTGGCTGACCGCCGCGGTGCTGACCGCGCTGGCCGGCGCCGGCGTGATGGTGACCATCGCGGCCCGGCAGATCCCGGTCCGGTTGTTCGCCTGGGTGGTCGGGGACTGGGCTTCCGGAGCGGCCGCGCTGGCCATCCCGGGCGCCGCGGTGACCGCCGCCCTGGCCATCTCGGACACCGGGCAGGGTCCGCCGCCCACCGCCGCGGCCACCGTCCCGGCGCTGGCCGCCGGGTTCCTCGCGGTGGCCGGCACGCTCAGCTACGCCGCGGTGTTCCAGGTGGCCCGCCGGGAGATCAGCTTCCCGCTGACCGTGGGCACCGGCGTCGGCGCGCTCGCGATGGCGGCGGCCGCGCTGTTCGCGCCCGGCCGGACGATTCCCGACGTGTGTGTCGGCGCGCTGCTGCTCGGCGCGGCGGTGCTGCTGTTCCTCGCCAAGACGATCGACAACCGGGGTCGTACCGATCGGGACCTGGACGGCCCGGACCTGGCCGCCGCGGCCGCCACCGTGGCGATCTGCGGCGCGCTGGCGCGGGTCGCCGCGCTCGCCTTCCCGAACGCTCCGCTGGCCGTGGCCGGCGTGGTCGTGCTGCTGGTCGGCATGGGCGTGACCGTGCTGATGGACGACTGGAAACGCGGTCCGTCCCGCGGCCTGGCGATCGCCACGCTGGTGGTCGCCGGGCTGGCCGGCTGGCAGGCGGTCGGCGGCAGTCTGCGGATCCTGTCCGCGCCCGGCCCGCTGTGGGACTTCGACGTCGACACCTTCGTCACCAACCCGCCGGCGGGCGCCTGGCAGGCCCCGTTCGCGCTGGTCATGGTCGCCATCACGGCCGCCATCGCGCTGCCCAAGCCATGGTCGCACTACGCCTCCGGGATCTGCGCCGCGCTGGCCGCGATGGGCACCCCCTGGGCGCTCGGCCTGCCCTGGTGGTCCCCGCTGCTGATCGGCGCCGCGGTGGCCACCGCGTACGCGATGGCCGCCCTGGCCACCACCGACCCGCACGCGGCCCGGGCCCGTGCCACGGTCGCCGGCGTGGTCTTGCTGCACGCCGCCGCGGTCGGCCTGGCCCGCCCCTGGTCGACCGGGATGGCCCTGCTCACCGTGGTGCTGCTCGGCTCGCTGGTCGCGGTCACCGCCCGGATCCCCCAGGTCCGCGACGCGGAATACGGCCTGCTCCCCGACCACCGGGCCCAGATCGGCGGGGCCGCCACCGGGGCCGTGCTGCTCGCCCTGCCCGGCGTGTTCGCCGCGTTCGCCGCCGACCGGAGCCCCGACGCCCAGGTGGTGCTGACCGCTGCGCTGGCCGGTTCGGCCCTCGGGCTGGCGCTGCTCGCCCTGTTCGGCCGGCACGTCCCGCAATACCTGCCCTGGGCCACCATCGGCCTGGTGCTCGGCTCGACGGTGACCGCACTGGTGTCGGTCGGGACGGACTACCCGACGGCGCTCTACGCGGCGGCTGCCGCCCTGCTCGGCGTGCTCGCCGAGATGCTGCGCGGCGCCGTCCCGATGCCGCTGCGGCCGTCGGTGGTCGACGAGTTCCCGGCCGGCGACATCCGCTACCACCGGGCCCGCCGGTTCCGTGGCGGCGGTCTGTACCAGCGCTGGCTCCAGGACCCGGCCACCGGCGCGGTGATGCTCGCCCTGCTGCCCACCGTGCTGGCGCTCTTCTCGCTCGCCCCGGCCCTGCGCGCGGCGCTGCTCGACCCGATGAAACAGCTCAGCGCCATCTGGCAGGGCCCGGTCCCGGCACTGGTCACCCCGGACGCGGGGAACGTCGACGCGACCAGCGCCCTGGCCGCGGTGCTGCTCACCGGCGCGGCCGCGTTGGCCGCGCTCGGCTTCGGCGGCCGCCCGGCCGAGACCGTCCCGGTGATCCTGCCCGGGGTGGCGCTCACCCTGCTGATCACCCCGATCGCGCTGCACGCCGGCTTCCCGGCGGCGACCGGCGCGGCGCTGGTGGTCTTCACCATCTCGATGCTCGGCCTGGCGCTCACCCTGCCACCCGCCGCGAGCCGGGCGCCGCTGCTGCGCGGCACCCGCACCGTGGTGTTCGTGATCGGCCTGCTCGCCGGTGGCGCCGGGCTGGCCGGCAGTCTGGCCACCGACGAGCTGACGCTGTTCACGCTGGGCAGCGCGGTCGGTGTCGGCCTGGTCGGCGCCATCGCCGGACGCACCTCGACGGCCCGCCTGCTCGGCTGGTTGTTCGCCGCGCTGATGGGCCAGATGTTCGTGCTGGCCGGCGCGATGGCACTGGGCCTGGACCGGCACTGGGCGGCATTCGGGGTGCTCGCCGTGGGCGCCGGGTTGCTCGCCCTGGAGGCGCTGCTCCCCCGCCTCGGCCTGGCGCAGTACCGCGCCGAGGCGGTCACCGTGGAGTGGAGCGGTTACGCCTCGGCCGCGATCGCCGGCGCGCTCGCCTTCGACTCACCGGCGCACCTGGCCGCGCTGCTGGCCGCCTGGGGCGCCGTGCTCGGCCTGACCGCGTCCCGCCCGGACCGCACGCCGAGCCAGCGCCGCTTCATGTTCTGGCTGGCGGTGGGCTTCGAGATCGTCGGCTGGTGGCTGTTCATCGCGCTCGCCGAGGTGGCGCTGCCGGAGGCGTACACGCTGCCGTTCGCGGCCCTGGCCCTCGCGGTCGGGATCGTCGAGGCGCACCACCGCCCCGAGCTGAGCAGCTGGGCGGCGTACGGCCCGGCCCTGCTGGCCGCGTTCGTCCCGACCATCGGCATCGTCCTGGCCGGCGGCGACCAGGACATCCGGGCGCTGCTCCTGCTGCTCGGCGGCGTGGCCACCCTGATCATCGGCTCCCGCACCCGCCAGCAGGCCCCGGTCGTGATCGGCACCCTCGCCACCGTGGTCGCGGCCCTGAAGTTCGTCTTCAGCCTGGGCGGCCCGTGGGTGACGCTGGTCCCGGTCGGCGTGATCCTGATCTTCCTGGGCGCGACCAGCGAGAGCCGCCGCCGCACCCAGGAACTCCGCACCCGCGTCTCCCAGATGCGCTGA
- a CDS encoding cryptochrome/photolyase family protein, giving the protein MRRRWLFADQLGPHFLDAPDQPVLLIESKAVFRRRAFHRQKAHLVLSALRHRARDGDVRLVRAETYAEAVSEPLTVCHPTSRAARGLVRRLPDVEMLPPRGFVTAPPDFVRWAGERDHLRLEDFYRFARRRHEVLMDGGEPAGGRWNLDEENREPPPRGAGRLDVPPPPPIVEDEIDEQVRTDLDRWARDDGITFVGRDGPRLFPATRAEALARLRHFVEHRLPAFGPYEDAMLAGDPWMAHSMLSPAINLGLLDPVEVIDAAERAYRAGDAPLAGAEGFIRQILGWRDFVWHLYWYFEPEYRAANELAARGQLPKWFAELNADAVQARCLADVLAGVRDRGWVHHIPRLMVLGNYAMQRGWRPGAVADWFHRSFVDGYEWVMTANVVGMSQYADGGRMSTKPYAAGGAYLHRMSDYCGGCRYDPKVRVGADACPYTAGYWTFLARHEPELAGNHRLRRPLQGLRRLGDLEAVLEQERARGSRAP; this is encoded by the coding sequence GTGAGACGTCGCTGGCTGTTCGCCGATCAGCTCGGGCCGCACTTCCTGGACGCGCCGGATCAGCCGGTGCTGCTGATCGAGTCCAAGGCGGTGTTCCGGCGCCGGGCCTTCCACCGGCAGAAGGCTCATCTGGTGCTCTCCGCGTTGCGGCACCGGGCCCGGGACGGCGACGTGCGGCTGGTGCGCGCGGAGACGTACGCCGAGGCGGTGTCCGAACCGCTCACCGTGTGCCATCCCACCTCCCGGGCCGCCCGCGGTCTGGTCCGGCGGCTGCCGGACGTGGAAATGCTGCCGCCGCGTGGCTTCGTCACCGCCCCGCCGGACTTCGTGCGCTGGGCGGGCGAGCGGGACCATCTGCGGCTGGAGGACTTCTACCGGTTCGCCCGGCGGCGCCACGAGGTGCTGATGGACGGCGGTGAACCGGCCGGCGGCCGGTGGAACCTGGACGAGGAGAACCGGGAACCGCCGCCGCGCGGCGCCGGCCGGCTGGACGTCCCGCCGCCGCCCCCGATCGTCGAGGACGAGATCGACGAGCAGGTCCGGACCGATCTGGACCGGTGGGCGCGGGACGACGGGATCACCTTCGTCGGCCGGGACGGGCCGCGCCTGTTCCCGGCGACCCGGGCGGAGGCGCTGGCCCGGCTGCGGCACTTCGTCGAGCACCGGCTGCCGGCGTTCGGGCCGTACGAGGACGCGATGCTGGCCGGCGACCCTTGGATGGCGCACAGCATGCTCAGCCCGGCGATCAACCTGGGCCTGCTCGATCCGGTCGAGGTGATCGACGCCGCCGAGCGGGCGTACCGGGCCGGGGACGCGCCGCTGGCCGGTGCCGAAGGGTTCATCCGGCAGATTCTCGGCTGGCGCGATTTCGTCTGGCACCTCTACTGGTATTTCGAGCCGGAGTACCGGGCGGCCAACGAGCTGGCCGCCCGCGGACAGCTGCCGAAGTGGTTCGCCGAGCTGAACGCCGACGCGGTGCAGGCGCGCTGCCTGGCCGATGTGCTGGCCGGGGTCCGGGATCGCGGCTGGGTGCACCACATCCCGCGGCTGATGGTGCTCGGCAACTACGCGATGCAGCGCGGCTGGCGGCCCGGCGCGGTCGCTGACTGGTTCCACCGCAGTTTCGTCGACGGGTACGAGTGGGTGATGACCGCGAACGTGGTCGGGATGAGCCAGTACGCCGACGGCGGCCGGATGAGCACGAAGCCGTACGCGGCCGGTGGCGCCTACCTGCACCGGATGAGCGATTACTGCGGCGGCTGCCGGTACGACCCGAAGGTCCGGGTGGGCGCGGACGCCTGCCCGTACACGGCCGGGTACTGGACCTTCCTGGCCCGGCACGAGCCGGAGCTGGCCGGCAACCATCGGCTGCGCCGGCCGCTGCAGGGCCTGCGCCGCCTCGGCGACCTGGAGGCGGTGCTGGAGCAGGAGAGGGCCCGCGGATCGCGGGCCCCCTGA